In one Candidatus Palibaumannia cicadellinicola genomic region, the following are encoded:
- the rpoH gene encoding RNA polymerase sigma factor RpoH, giving the protein MIKKKPVLAVMTKGSLEYYVKAANTYPMLTAEEELQFAEKLHYQGDIEAAKQLILSHLRFVVNIARNYSGYGLPQADLIQEGNIGLMKAVRRFNPEVGVRLVSFAVHWIKAEIHEYVLRNWRIVKVATTKAQRRLFFNLRKIKQRLGWFNKDEVEMVAKALGVTSKDVREMESRMAAQDMTFDPMLDDEGQDGLFIAPMLYLQDKYSDFADSIEEQNWDDHAADKLQIALEKLDERSQYIIRTRWLDNNNKSTLQDLAKKYGVSAERIRQLEKNAMKKIRMAIEAQ; this is encoded by the coding sequence ATGATTAAAAAGAAGCCAGTTTTGGCTGTAATGACTAAAGGTAGTCTAGAATACTATGTTAAGGCTGCCAATACTTACCCAATGCTTACAGCAGAGGAAGAACTTCAGTTCGCTGAAAAACTGCATTATCAAGGTGATATAGAAGCTGCAAAGCAACTAATTTTATCTCATCTACGCTTTGTAGTTAATATTGCTCGTAACTATTCTGGTTATGGTTTACCTCAAGCTGACTTAATCCAGGAAGGTAATATAGGTCTGATGAAAGCGGTACGTCGGTTCAATCCAGAAGTTGGTGTACGCCTAGTATCCTTTGCTGTGCACTGGATTAAAGCAGAAATTCACGAATATGTACTACGTAACTGGCGCATTGTTAAGGTAGCTACTACCAAGGCACAACGTAGGTTATTTTTTAATTTACGAAAAATCAAGCAACGTTTGGGCTGGTTTAATAAGGACGAGGTAGAAATGGTTGCTAAAGCGCTAGGAGTAACCAGCAAAGATGTCCGTGAAATGGAGTCCCGCATGGCCGCGCAGGACATGACATTCGATCCTATGCTAGATGATGAGGGACAAGATGGGCTGTTTATTGCGCCAATGCTCTATCTACAGGATAAATACTCTGATTTTGCCGATAGCATCGAAGAACAAAACTGGGATGATCATGCAGCAGACAAACTTCAAATAGCTTTGGAAAAACTAGATGAACGCAGTCAGTACATAATACGTACTCGCTGGCTGGATAATAATAACAAGAGTACCCTACAAGATCTAGCAAAGAAATATGGTGTATCCGCAGAGCGCATTCGTCAATTAGAAAAGAACGCAATGAAGAAAATACGCATGGCGATTGAAGCACAATGA
- the hemC gene encoding hydroxymethylbilane synthase, whose product MRNNRLKIATRQSPLALWQANYVRKELLGYYPNLLVELVPIVTRGDLILNKPLTKLGGKRLFIKELEQAMLDRRADIAVHSMKDITISFPEGIGLAVLCAREDPRDAFVSVRYTSIDTLPTGAIVGTSSLRRQCQLRERRPDLVMRDLRGNVGTRLDQLDKGEYDALILAVAGLKRLDLAHRIGMAIDPADLLPAVGQGAVGIEYRLEDTHILAILAPLHHRDTALRVGAERAMNARLAGGCQVPIGSYAEIEGDQIWLRALVGAPDGSAIIRSEGRAPLAQAEKLGQRLADDLLCRGAYAILNRVYQYNSTLSER is encoded by the coding sequence ATGCGAAATAACAGATTGAAAATAGCAACTCGTCAAAGTCCGCTCGCTCTTTGGCAAGCGAACTATGTACGCAAAGAATTATTAGGATATTATCCTAATCTACTAGTAGAACTAGTGCCGATTGTTACTCGCGGCGATCTGATTCTTAACAAGCCACTGACCAAATTAGGAGGAAAAAGATTATTTATTAAAGAGTTAGAACAAGCAATGTTAGACCGGCGTGCTGACATCGCAGTTCATTCTATGAAAGATATAACAATTTCTTTTCCCGAAGGTATCGGACTAGCTGTGCTGTGCGCCCGTGAAGATCCGCGCGACGCTTTTGTTAGTGTGCGTTATACGAGTATCGATACGCTACCAACTGGTGCTATAGTTGGTACTTCTAGCCTACGCCGGCAATGCCAATTGCGCGAACGTCGCCCCGATTTAGTCATGCGTGATTTGCGGGGGAATGTTGGTACCAGATTAGATCAATTAGATAAAGGTGAATATGACGCACTGATCTTGGCAGTTGCCGGACTTAAGCGGCTTGATTTAGCACATCGCATCGGCATGGCCATCGATCCTGCTGATTTATTACCAGCAGTAGGTCAGGGCGCTGTAGGTATTGAATACAGACTAGAGGATACTCATATTCTTGCGATATTAGCGCCGTTACATCACCGCGATACTGCTCTGCGTGTCGGTGCAGAACGCGCAATGAACGCTAGGCTGGCAGGTGGATGTCAAGTGCCTATTGGTAGTTACGCCGAGATTGAGGGCGACCAAATCTGGTTACGTGCTCTAGTTGGTGCGCCCGATGGTTCTGCTATTATCCGTAGCGAGGGACGAGCACCTTTGGCTCAAGCAGAAAAGCTTGGCCAACGCTTGGCCGATGATCTCTTGTGCCGAGGAGCGTACGCTATTCTTAACCGTGTCTATCAGTACAACTCAACTCTTAGCGAGAGATGA
- a CDS encoding FAD-dependent oxidoreductase, whose product MNTPKEYHDVVVVGGGMVGATFALTLAKAGFSVLVIESLPLAKVVNRIKPDIRVSAINYTSVEFLRSLQVWQNIGDDFCVPYRQLYIWECPSSEVVFDAASINLPELGCMVENRRLQQALWQSLSGCDKLKLRCPAVLKAMQYDGSRWLLRLSDGSEITNRLLVGADGTNSQVRQHAGITISGWQYRQSCMLLSAEIEDKSYQHKSTWQMLTPTGPRAFLPLYDKWASLVWYDSSWRIRQLQQLTLQSLTHKVMTAFPARLGTIKLHNAASFLLTRSHAGNYVKPGLALIGDAAHTINPLGGQGFNLGLRDARTLAEVLISAIEHDEPWDSLQVLRRYEHQRRCNNLLIQAVMDVFYTTFSNDLPPLKLARNIGLMLAQRADGIKLRVLKYVLGL is encoded by the coding sequence ATTAATACGCCTAAAGAGTACCATGATGTAGTAGTTGTCGGCGGCGGAATGGTGGGTGCTACTTTTGCACTGACTCTAGCAAAAGCCGGTTTTAGTGTTCTGGTAATAGAATCTTTGCCTCTGGCTAAAGTAGTAAACAGGATCAAACCAGATATTCGAGTATCGGCAATTAATTATACATCAGTGGAATTCTTACGTAGTCTACAAGTATGGCAAAATATAGGCGATGATTTTTGCGTTCCTTATCGTCAGTTATATATATGGGAATGTCCATCGTCAGAAGTAGTATTTGATGCAGCATCTATTAATTTACCAGAACTAGGTTGTATGGTAGAAAATAGGAGGCTACAGCAAGCATTATGGCAGAGCTTATCCGGGTGCGACAAGCTTAAGCTACGCTGTCCGGCAGTACTAAAAGCAATGCAATATGACGGCAGTCGCTGGCTATTGAGACTCTCTGACGGCAGTGAAATTACCAACCGTTTGTTGGTCGGGGCCGATGGTACGAATTCACAGGTCAGGCAGCATGCAGGTATCACCATCAGTGGCTGGCAGTATCGACAGTCTTGCATGCTGCTTAGTGCTGAGATAGAAGATAAAAGCTATCAACATAAATCAACCTGGCAGATGTTAACTCCGACTGGACCACGAGCATTTTTGCCCTTGTATGATAAGTGGGCATCCCTGGTATGGTATGATAGTTCATGGCGTATCCGGCAGCTACAACAATTAACGCTGCAGTCATTAACGCATAAGGTTATGACAGCTTTTCCAGCGCGTCTAGGTACTATAAAGCTGCACAACGCAGCTTCATTTCTATTAACACGTAGTCACGCGGGCAATTACGTTAAACCTGGTTTAGCGCTTATTGGCGACGCTGCACATACCATTAACCCTTTGGGAGGACAAGGATTCAATCTTGGCTTACGTGATGCTCGGACGCTGGCCGAGGTTTTAATCAGTGCGATAGAACATGATGAGCCCTGGGATAGTCTACAGGTACTTAGACGTTATGAGCATCAACGCCGCTGCAACAATTTACTGATACAAGCAGTAATGGATGTTTTTTACACCACCTTTAGTAATGATCTACCGCCGTTAAAGCTAGCGCGCAATATCGGTCTAATGTTAGCGCAGCGCGCAGATGGTATCAAACTAAGAGTACTAAAATATGTACTAGGTTTGTGA
- the miaB gene encoding tRNA (N6-isopentenyl adenosine(37)-C2)-methylthiotransferase MiaB gives MNAKLHIKTCGCQMNQYDSSKIADLLDSTHRYHLTDLAEEADVLLLNTCSIRDKVQEKVFHQLGRWRILKEANPDLIIGVGGCVASQEGSRIRDRANYVDIVFGPQTLHRLPDMINHVRSTRSPVVDISFPEIEKFDHLPEPRAKGPTAFVSIMEGCNKYCSFCVVPYTRGEEVSRPCEDILFEITKLADQKVREIHLLGQNVNAYYGTRDGGGICTFAELLRLVAGISGIDRIRFTTSHPLDFTDDLIDVYRDTPELVSFVHLPVQSGSDRILTMMKRAHTALEYKYIIRKLHKVRPSIQISSDFIVGFPGETQEDFEQTMNFISEVNFDISFSFIYSARPGTPAANIVDPVSQQEKKQRLYILQERIRQQAMRFSNAMKGTIQRILVEGTSRKNVMNLSGRTENNRVVNFVGNLGMIGKFVDVEIVDVYPNSLRGIFRSADIE, from the coding sequence ATGAACGCCAAATTACATATCAAAACCTGTGGCTGTCAGATGAATCAGTATGATTCATCGAAGATAGCTGATTTATTAGATAGTACTCATAGGTATCATTTGACAGATCTCGCCGAAGAAGCAGATGTTCTATTGCTGAATACCTGTTCAATCAGGGATAAGGTTCAGGAAAAAGTTTTTCACCAATTAGGCCGCTGGCGAATTCTAAAGGAAGCAAATCCGGATTTAATTATTGGCGTAGGCGGTTGCGTAGCTTCGCAGGAAGGATCTCGCATACGTGACCGCGCTAATTATGTGGATATTGTCTTTGGGCCGCAGACCTTGCACCGCCTGCCGGATATGATTAACCACGTGCGTAGTACCCGTAGTCCTGTTGTGGATATAAGTTTTCCTGAAATAGAAAAATTTGATCATCTACCTGAACCTCGCGCAAAAGGCCCCACAGCATTTGTCTCTATTATGGAAGGCTGTAATAAATACTGTAGCTTCTGCGTGGTACCTTATACTCGCGGCGAGGAAGTAAGCAGGCCGTGCGAAGATATTCTTTTCGAGATCACCAAACTTGCAGATCAAAAAGTTCGTGAAATCCATCTATTAGGGCAGAATGTCAATGCCTACTATGGTACGCGCGACGGCGGCGGAATTTGCACCTTTGCTGAACTACTACGGCTGGTTGCGGGCATTAGTGGTATCGACCGCATCCGTTTTACTACAAGTCACCCTCTTGACTTCACGGATGATCTCATTGATGTCTACCGAGATACTCCGGAACTAGTCAGTTTCGTTCATCTTCCGGTGCAAAGCGGTTCAGACCGTATTTTGACTATGATGAAACGTGCTCACACTGCCTTAGAGTATAAATATATTATTCGTAAGCTACATAAGGTACGACCGTCGATCCAAATTAGTTCAGATTTTATTGTTGGTTTTCCAGGTGAAACCCAGGAAGATTTCGAGCAGACCATGAATTTTATATCAGAGGTAAATTTTGATATAAGCTTTAGTTTCATCTATTCCGCCCGTCCGGGCACACCTGCTGCTAATATCGTTGATCCAGTGAGTCAGCAAGAAAAAAAGCAACGACTATATATTTTACAGGAGCGTATTCGCCAGCAGGCTATGCGGTTTAGCAATGCTATGAAAGGTACAATACAGCGTATTTTGGTGGAAGGTACCTCACGCAAAAATGTGATGAACCTATCAGGACGTACCGAAAATAACCGTGTGGTAAACTTTGTAGGTAACCTTGGGATGATAGGAAAATTCGTTGATGTAGAAATTGTTGATGTATATCCAAATTCTTTGCGCGGTATCTTCAGATCTGCGGATATAGAATAG
- the lnt gene encoding apolipoprotein N-acyltransferase, which translates to MVINLSRQIEYKRTIAYLLKDHWNLTIPLLTGACGTLAFSPYNFWPAAIISLTGLLVVTLNSVVRHAALLGFIWGISLFGTGINWVYVSIAQFSGMPCLVNVALVVLLVIYLALYPMLFACLLAQLWPRNSLWRLALGAPVLWSLTEFMRGWVLTGFPWLQFGYSQIDGPLKGLAPILGVEAITFLLVIISGLTASALSKRRMLHALWALALLVLPWPLSLLHWYQPQHNSAIKVALVQGNIAQSMKWNANQIPLILDIYLQCTQPVLGKAQIVIWPESAIPDNERDQNAFLTTLDQNLRLQHTSLITGIIDSRPTSYGYNYYNSIIILGESTPYRYPSMDRYNKHHLVPFGEMVPLPRLLRLLTPFFNMPMSSLTKGNYIQPPLTAAGMKLTATVCYEIIMSSQVLDNFRSDSDFLLTISNNAWFGDSIGPWQHFQMARMRSLELGRPLLHSTNNGITAVIYADGTPQAQLPQFTRKVLNVLVTPTSGLTPYARTGSCLRWIVTLIIGFSALILGRNRLDRSNSEYFSQE; encoded by the coding sequence ATGGTTATCAATCTATCCAGGCAAATAGAGTATAAAAGAACTATTGCCTATCTCTTAAAAGACCACTGGAACCTGACTATCCCGCTATTAACAGGTGCGTGTGGTACCCTGGCTTTTTCTCCGTATAATTTTTGGCCAGCTGCTATTATTTCCCTGACGGGCTTGTTGGTTGTCACGCTTAATAGCGTCGTACGGCATGCCGCCTTGCTAGGTTTTATCTGGGGCATTAGCCTATTTGGTACCGGCATCAACTGGGTTTATGTTAGCATAGCTCAGTTTAGTGGTATGCCCTGCCTAGTTAATGTTGCGCTGGTGGTACTGCTGGTAATATATCTCGCGCTTTATCCCATGTTGTTCGCCTGCCTACTAGCGCAGCTTTGGCCGCGTAATAGTCTGTGGCGGCTTGCGCTCGGTGCCCCAGTATTATGGTCACTTACCGAGTTTATGCGCGGTTGGGTGCTTACCGGTTTTCCCTGGTTACAGTTCGGCTACAGTCAAATTGACGGTCCGTTGAAAGGTTTAGCACCGATATTAGGCGTTGAAGCAATAACTTTTCTATTAGTTATCATCAGTGGCCTTACTGCCAGCGCGCTGTCAAAAAGACGCATGTTGCATGCGCTCTGGGCGCTAGCTTTACTAGTATTACCCTGGCCTTTGTCCTTGTTGCACTGGTATCAACCCCAGCACAATAGTGCAATAAAAGTTGCATTGGTACAGGGAAATATTGCACAGTCAATGAAGTGGAATGCTAATCAAATACCGCTCATACTAGATATTTATCTGCAGTGTACACAACCTGTGCTTGGTAAAGCGCAAATTGTTATTTGGCCGGAGTCAGCTATTCCAGATAATGAGAGAGATCAAAATGCTTTCTTGACGACACTAGATCAAAATTTACGATTGCAACATACTAGTCTAATTACTGGTATTATTGATTCACGTCCTACATCATATGGTTATAATTACTATAACAGTATTATAATACTAGGAGAGTCTACCCCATACCGTTATCCTAGTATGGATCGCTATAATAAGCACCATCTGGTGCCATTTGGGGAAATGGTACCGCTACCACGTCTATTACGGCTACTAACACCATTCTTCAATATGCCTATGTCATCTTTAACTAAGGGAAATTATATTCAGCCGCCATTAACGGCGGCTGGGATGAAACTAACAGCTACCGTATGCTATGAGATCATTATGAGCAGCCAGGTACTCGATAATTTTCGCTCTGATTCAGACTTTCTGCTAACCATTTCTAATAATGCCTGGTTTGGTGATTCTATAGGTCCATGGCAGCATTTTCAGATGGCTCGGATGCGCTCTCTGGAACTGGGCCGGCCCCTGCTACATAGTACTAATAACGGAATTACTGCGGTCATCTACGCTGATGGGACACCGCAAGCACAGTTACCACAGTTCACCCGTAAAGTACTTAACGTTCTAGTAACACCAACTAGTGGTCTTACTCCCTACGCCCGGACAGGATCTTGTTTACGATGGATTGTTACCCTAATCATAGGTTTTAGCGCACTGATTTTGGGACGCAACCGGCTTGATAGATCAAATAGTGAATATTTTTCGCAAGAATGA
- the hemD gene encoding uroporphyrinogen-III synthase — MSILVTRPSPAGEQLVKILRTYGKSAWHLPLIYFLPGLDLPMLAKRLTALSHDDLLFIISQHAIDYAHSWLLQQGITWPVRLRYFAIGRTSGRRLRSLSGLPVSYPYQCETSESLLSLPSLASLDGRRALILRGNGGRDLLKSTLLQRGVQVEYCECYRRYPIPYDGEEQGHRLLSLGIKTLIITSGEMLQQFYTLMPKYSHNYWFMRCRLIVMSERLAIIADQLGWKNIIVVNVADNDALMRVLL, encoded by the coding sequence ATGAGTATTCTGGTTACACGACCATCTCCAGCTGGTGAGCAGCTAGTAAAAATATTACGCACATACGGTAAATCAGCTTGGCATCTTCCGCTGATTTACTTTTTACCAGGCCTCGATCTTCCCATGCTTGCAAAGCGCCTAACTGCTCTTTCTCATGATGATTTGCTATTTATTATATCTCAACATGCTATTGATTATGCTCATTCCTGGCTACTGCAACAAGGAATAACATGGCCAGTTAGACTACGTTATTTCGCTATTGGTCGTACTAGCGGGCGCAGGCTACGTAGTTTAAGTGGTTTGCCGGTAAGCTATCCGTATCAGTGCGAAACTAGTGAAAGCTTGTTAAGTCTACCTTCTCTAGCTAGCTTAGATGGGCGGCGCGCTCTTATACTACGCGGAAACGGAGGACGAGACTTGCTAAAGAGCACTCTACTCCAGCGAGGCGTTCAAGTAGAATATTGTGAATGTTACCGGAGATACCCCATTCCTTACGATGGTGAGGAGCAGGGCCATCGCCTACTATCGCTTGGAATTAAAACGTTGATCATAACTAGTGGTGAAATGTTACAACAATTCTATACTTTAATGCCTAAATACAGTCACAACTACTGGTTTATGCGATGCCGGTTAATAGTTATGAGTGAACGTTTAGCCATCATTGCCGATCAATTAGGCTGGAAAAATATCATCGTCGTAAACGTGGCAGATAATGATGCCTTAATGCGTGTATTGCTTTAA
- the fre gene encoding NAD(P)H-flavin reductase, translated as MTTLTCKVSSVDAITKKVYRVRLTPKVAFNFRAGQYLMVIMDERDKLPFSLASTPKETRFIELHISASERHLCAMAVIDRILKDREIMVEIPKGEAWLRDDTERPIVLIASGTGFSYARSILLTVLEHQPHRVVALYWGGRERNDLYDLSELTLFERKYSQLTVVPVVEQPDKNWQGRTGTMLSAVMQDYHNLNPYDLYIAGSFEMSKSARKLFCTERYACVDRMFSDAFTLI; from the coding sequence ATGACAACATTAACCTGTAAGGTCTCTTCCGTAGATGCGATTACCAAAAAGGTTTACCGGGTTCGATTGACGCCGAAAGTAGCTTTTAATTTCCGCGCCGGTCAATATCTCATGGTTATAATGGATGAACGCGATAAATTACCGTTTTCCCTAGCATCTACTCCGAAGGAAACACGCTTTATTGAACTACATATTAGTGCTTCTGAACGGCATTTGTGCGCTATGGCGGTTATAGATCGCATCCTGAAAGACCGTGAAATTATGGTAGAGATTCCTAAGGGAGAAGCCTGGTTACGTGATGATACAGAACGTCCTATCGTATTGATCGCTAGCGGCACAGGATTCTCCTACGCCCGTTCTATTCTACTCACCGTGCTAGAGCACCAGCCGCATCGTGTAGTGGCTCTTTACTGGGGTGGTAGAGAACGAAATGATCTGTATGATTTAAGTGAATTGACATTATTTGAACGAAAGTATTCCCAACTTACAGTAGTGCCTGTGGTAGAGCAGCCTGATAAAAACTGGCAAGGTAGAACGGGTACTATGTTAAGTGCGGTGATGCAAGACTATCACAACTTAAATCCTTACGATCTCTATATCGCAGGTAGTTTTGAAATGTCGAAGTCTGCCCGTAAACTGTTTTGCACTGAGCGTTACGCTTGTGTAGATCGTATGTTTAGCGATGCCTTTACTTTGATCTGA
- the ybeY gene encoding rRNA maturation RNase YbeY has protein sequence MSIIILDLQLACNELYNLPPEKALMRWLQGVLPLFRDQAEVTIRLVDEAESSYLNKTYRGQNYPTNVLSFPFEAPPEVELLLLGDIVICQPVVEREAQEQNITSEAYWAHMVIHGSLHLLGYDHFLEEKAKKMEDLETEIMQKLGYLDPYLADKNT, from the coding sequence ATGAGCATAATTATTTTAGATTTACAACTGGCCTGTAATGAACTGTATAATTTACCGCCTGAGAAAGCTTTAATGCGTTGGTTGCAGGGAGTATTACCGCTGTTTCGTGATCAAGCTGAGGTTACCATTCGCCTGGTAGATGAGGCAGAAAGTTCTTATTTGAATAAGACTTATCGAGGTCAAAATTACCCAACTAATGTACTTTCGTTTCCTTTCGAGGCACCACCAGAAGTAGAACTTTTGCTACTAGGTGATATCGTTATCTGCCAGCCAGTAGTAGAACGAGAAGCACAGGAACAAAATATAACGTCCGAAGCTTATTGGGCGCATATGGTTATTCATGGATCCCTGCATTTACTAGGGTATGATCATTTCCTCGAGGAAAAAGCTAAGAAGATGGAGGATCTAGAAACCGAAATCATGCAGAAACTAGGCTATTTAGATCCCTATCTTGCTGATAAGAATACATAA
- the ubiD gene encoding 4-hydroxy-3-polyprenylbenzoate decarboxylase: MKYRNLREFLNILEQRGKLKRISLPVDPYLEMTEIADRTLRANGPALLFEHPKGYSMPVLCNLFGTIERIVLGMGQEEVTALRDVGKLLAFLKEPEPPKGFRDLLKIVPKFCQVLHMPTKLLRSAPCQEQIWQGADVNLSCLPVMHCWPGDVAPLITCGITVTRGPHKERQNLGIYRQQVIDKNKVIMRWLSHRGGALDFYEWTQRHANKRFPVAVALGADPATILSAITPVPDTLSEYAFAGLLRGYKTEVVKCISCDLEVPASAEIVLEGYLKMGDMATEGPYGDHTGYYNESDRFPVLTITHITQQRDAIYHSTYTGRPIDEPAVIGVALNEVFVPILQKQFPEIVDFYLPPEGCSYRLAVVTIKKQYAGQAKRVMMGVWSFLHQFMYTKFIIVCDDDINARNWKDVIWAITTRMDPIRDTVFIDNTPIDYLDFASPVSGLGSKMGMDATNKLPGETQREWGTPIQRDEKIQAHVDAIWEQLGILNHCYS, encoded by the coding sequence ATGAAATACCGTAACTTACGTGAATTTCTGAATATTTTAGAGCAACGTGGTAAATTAAAACGTATTAGCTTGCCTGTTGATCCTTATCTTGAAATGACCGAAATTGCAGATCGTACTCTACGCGCTAATGGACCTGCCTTATTGTTCGAACATCCTAAAGGTTATTCAATGCCGGTGCTATGTAACTTATTCGGCACTATAGAGCGGATAGTATTAGGCATGGGGCAGGAGGAAGTTACCGCACTACGGGATGTAGGTAAGCTCCTCGCGTTTCTTAAAGAACCAGAGCCACCTAAAGGGTTCCGTGACCTACTGAAGATAGTACCGAAGTTCTGTCAAGTGCTACATATGCCGACTAAGCTCCTTCGTTCCGCGCCATGCCAGGAGCAGATATGGCAAGGTGCTGATGTGAACCTCAGTTGTCTTCCAGTTATGCATTGTTGGCCAGGTGACGTCGCGCCTCTTATTACTTGTGGGATTACGGTAACGCGCGGGCCACATAAAGAACGACAGAATCTAGGTATTTACCGCCAGCAAGTTATTGACAAAAATAAGGTGATTATGCGTTGGTTGTCCCATCGCGGTGGCGCTCTGGATTTCTATGAATGGACCCAGAGACACGCTAATAAGCGCTTTCCCGTAGCAGTGGCATTGGGCGCTGATCCGGCTACCATTCTTAGCGCGATTACTCCAGTACCTGACACGCTATCGGAATATGCTTTTGCAGGTTTATTACGTGGCTATAAAACAGAAGTAGTTAAATGTATTTCCTGTGATTTAGAAGTTCCTGCTAGCGCAGAAATAGTTCTAGAGGGCTACCTTAAAATGGGAGATATGGCTACTGAGGGACCATATGGCGATCATACCGGTTATTATAATGAAAGCGATCGTTTCCCTGTTTTAACTATCACCCATATCACTCAGCAACGTGATGCGATCTATCATTCGACTTATACCGGTCGACCAATCGATGAACCTGCAGTGATAGGTGTCGCTCTTAATGAAGTATTCGTTCCTATTTTGCAAAAACAGTTTCCAGAAATAGTAGACTTTTATCTCCCCCCAGAAGGTTGTTCTTATCGCTTAGCAGTGGTTACTATAAAAAAACAATATGCAGGCCAGGCCAAGCGAGTCATGATGGGAGTCTGGTCTTTCTTACATCAATTTATGTATACCAAATTTATCATCGTATGTGATGATGATATTAACGCGCGTAACTGGAAGGACGTTATATGGGCAATCACAACTCGTATGGACCCAATACGCGATACTGTATTCATAGATAATACGCCGATAGATTATCTTGATTTTGCATCACCCGTGTCTGGCCTAGGATCCAAAATGGGTATGGATGCAACTAATAAGTTACCAGGTGAAACGCAGCGTGAATGGGGCACACCTATTCAAAGGGATGAGAAAATACAGGCGCATGTCGATGCTATTTGGGAACAACTTGGTATCCTTAACCACTGTTATTCTTAA